cattgcataggttaaatttaacgcggttggtggaacagatggaggaggatttcaagagatgggatatggtatccctgtcaatggcagggagggtgcaggcggttaagatggtggtcctcccgagattcctctttgtgtttcagtgcctcccggtggtgatcacgaaggctttttttaaaaggattgaaaagagcatcatgggttttgtgtgggccgggaagaccccgagagtgaggaagggattcttacagcgtagcagggataggggggggctggcactaccgagcctaagtgagtattattgggccgctaatatttcaatggtgagtaagtggatgggagaggaggagggagcggcgtggaagagattagagagggcgtcctgtagggggactagcctacaggctatgatgacggccccattgccgttctcaccgaggaactacaccacaagcccggtggtggtggctacactgaagatttggggacagtggagacggcataggggaaagactggagccttgggggggtccccgataagaaacaaccataggtttgccccggggggaatggatgggggatatggaatgtggcaaagagcaggaataacgcaactgaaagacctgtttgtggacgggaagttcgcgagtctgggagcgctgaccgagaaatatgggttgccccaagggaatgcattcaggtatatgcaactgagggcttttgcgaggcaacaggtgagggaattcccgcagctcccgacacaagaggtgcaggacagagtgatcttaaagacatgggtgggggatggcaaggtgtcagatatatatagggaaatgagggacgaaggggagactatggtagatgaactaaaagggaaatgggaagaagagctgggggaggagatcgaggaggggctgtgggcagatgccctaagcagggtaaactcgtcgtcctcgtgtgccaggctaagcctgattcagtttaaggtattacacagggcacatatgactggagcacggctcagtaaattttttggggtggaggataggtgtgcgaggtgctcgagaagcccagcgaatcatacccatatgttttggtcatgcccggcactacaggggttttggatgggggtgacaaaggtgctttcaaaagtagtaggagtccgggtcgaacaaagctgggggttggctatatttggggttgcacaagagccgggagtgcaggaggcgagagaggccgatgttttggcctttgcgtccctagtagcccggcgcaggatattgctaatgtggaaagaagccaagcccccgggggtggagacctggataaatgacatggcggggtttataaagctagagcggattaagttcgtcctaagggggtcggctcaagggttcaccaggcggtggcaaccgttcgtcgaatacctcgcagaaagatagatggaatggaaaaaagaaggcagcagcagcccaggatcgggggggggggggaggaggaaccagaaggactctcagggttgttaatatatactgtataatatgtgtaggtcgttgctacagataattatatattggactgttaaattatatttttggagagtgttacttgtgataaggcagttgccgattagggttagttttcatttttgttatttattatttattcattttctgtttataaaataggtcattgttatttgtgttgttataatattgtgtaaaggatgcacaatgtactgtgttggttgaccaaaaattttcaataaaatatttaattaaaaaaaataaaaaaatgttaggaccttcaatgaggcaagggaggggggggctttacccccgacgatgtcccgggcactgatcgccttgatcctgaagcaggacaaggatcccctgcaatgtgggtcttacagaccgatttccttgctaaatgtagatgccaaggtgctggcgaaggtcttagccacgaggattgaggattgtgtgccgcagatcatccatgaagaccagacggggtttttgaaggggagacagttgaacacgaatgtgcggtggcttttgaatgttatcatggtgccggcgagggagggggaggcggagatagtggtggcgatggacgctgagaaagccttggatagggtagagtgggggtacctgtgggaggtgctgaagaggtttgggtttggggaggggtttgtcaggtgggttcggctgttgtatgaggtcctgatggcgagtgtggccacaaataggaggaggtccgagtactttcagttgcaccgagggacgagacaggggtgtcccctgtcctccctgctcttcgcactggcgattgaacccctggctatgacactgagagagtcgaggaactggagggggttggtgcggggtggggaggagcatagggtgtcactttatgcggacgacctgctgctgtatgtggtggacccagtgggaggaagccagaagtaatgaggatccttggggaattcggggacttttcggggtacaagctcaatatggggaagagcgagctgttcgtagttcagctaggggaccaggagagggggattggcgagctcccactaaaaagggcggagaggagcttcagatatttgggggtccaggtggccaggagctggggggccctgcataggcttaactttacaaggctggtggagcaaatggaggaggagttcaagaggtgggacgcgttgccgctgtccctggcgggtagggtgcagtcaatcaaaatgacggtgctcccaaggtttttgttcctgttccagtgcttccccgtgtttatcccaaaggcttttttcaggcgggttaacaggagtataatggggtttgtgtgggcgcgagggactccgagggtgagaagggtgttcctggagcagagtagagatatgggggggctggcgctgcccaacctctgtgggtactactgggccgccaatgcgacaatggtgcgcaagtgggtgatggagggggagggggctgcatggaagaggctggagatggcgtcctgtgtgggtacgagtctgggggcgctggcaacggcgccgctgccactccctccaaggaggtataccatgggccggtggtggtggcggccctcaaaatttgggggcagtggaggcggcataggggggaagttagggcctcggcgtggaccccattacgggggaaccaccggttcgccccaggaagaacaggtggagggttttcggggtggcacagggcagggatacgaaagttgggggacctgtttgtggacgggaagttcgcgagcttgggtgagctggaggcgaagtatgggctccccccggggaacaccttcaggtacttacaggtaagggcgtttgccagatggcaggtggtggaattcccacggctgctgccacacacagtacaggacagggtgctctcgggggggtgggtgggagtggggaagatctcggaaacttaccaggtgatgcaggaggaggaggaggcctcggtggtggagttgaaaggtaagtgggaggaggagttgggagaggggacgtgggcagatgccctagggagggtgaactcttcctcttcatgcgcgaggctcagcctcatacagtttaaggtgctgcacagggcacacatgaccgggacaaggatgagcaggttctttgggggtgaggacaggtgtgttaggtgctcagggagcccagcaaatcacacccatatgttctgggcatgcccagcgctggaggaattttggaagggcgtagcgaggacggtgtcgagggtggtaggatccagggtcaaaccgggctgggggctcgcaatatttggggtggcagaggagccgggagtgcaggaggcgaaagaggccggaattctggcctttgcgtccctggtagcccgacgaaggattctccttcagtggaaagatacgaggcccccaagcgtggaatcctggatcagcgatatggcagggttcattaaattggagagggtgaaattcgccttgagagggtcggtacaagggttctttaggcggtggcaaccgttcttagactttctggcagaacgatagacattggtcaatggcagcagctgctcggggggggggtgggtttactttaattttgtttatgttatttacactggaagggtctgagggggtgtatagacCTGttatcttaagtcggggtgttaatgttaatttattatttaggtacggggggggaggggtttggggggttgcttttttagattgtgttttgtacttaaccctgttgggttctttctcattttgttattgatattttatgaaaacctttaataaaaattatttttaaaaaaaatatatagctATACACCCCAGTATAGATCGTATTTATTCCCTCATGCTTCTGACCAGATCTTGTGAAATGTTATGATCCACAAATGCATGCCCACGTCTATCTTTCCTCTTGATGTTCTAGAATTTTGAAAATTTAATTTCTCTTTtacctttttgttttttattttagCTTTAGTTAACCGCTCTTCAAATTCAGTTCAGTTTCATCAGCTTCAGCTCTACCGGCATGAAATGCAGCATTTTGTCAAAGTCATCCAAGGTTATATTGCTAATCAGATCTTGCATGTGACCTGGTGTGAATTTGGGCACAAGTTGTCATCAGTTGGAAACCTGGATGAACTCCATCGAACACACGCAGAGTATCTCAACAAAGGCATTTTCAGGCAAGAGTTGCTCATTCTTTTGTCTGCAGCATTTCTAAATAATTCCATAGCATGTCCGGTGTAATGGTAATTATTTGGCTGCAGGTTGCATTGATAAACTGTAagaaaggtcgggggggggggggggggggggggttgctgaactGATGGGATTGTGACGTGTCTAAAATTCATATAATAAGCAGAAAAGAAATCCAATACACCTTGAAATGCTTGGTTATATTTTCGCTTTCTTCGGGCAGAGGGGAACAGAAAGAACACTTCTGATTTAAAGATCGAGTAGAAATGGAAAATGTGAAATGTTCGTGTAATGAGTACCTGTAGTTAGTATTGAAAAGGAAAAGGGCTAAAAGTTGCTTTTTCCAATTCTTACATTATTCCATCACAAAGCATATTTCAAGCAAATTCTTGTAATTTGGGATTTTAAACTGCGCCCAGTGGCTTTTTACATACGTTGTTATCTTCATATCTGAATAGGAAGCCATGTGTGTGAAAGGTCAACAACGAAGATAATGTTGTATCTTCAGGATCTTCTTTATAAAGCaacatcttttttctttttatgttacaGGGGATTATTGACTGAGAAAGCTGCTCCAGTGATGAATATCATACACAATATTTTCAGTCTGATTCTGAAATTCCGCACTCAGCTGATCTCACAGGCCTGGCAGTACGATGCCAACAAACAAGTGACGATACATCCCAGCTTTGCCGCGATGCAGCAATCCTACAAGACTTTTAAACATTATTCACACTTCCTTTTCAAAGGTAGAGTATGTATGTTCAACAATTGCCAATTTCAGTCAGAAGCAAGGTATATTAATGATGAAAAATATTTTAACTAAACCTTAACTGAAACTATGCCTGTCAAAATAATTGATAATCACAGGTAAATTAAATATACACAATTCTATGTTTTGCATCAGTGTTCAAAGGTAGATAAAATCGCAAGTTAAACCCAATACCAGTAATGTTACCTCCAACGTTGTGTCTTTCTCTTGTAGGTATAGATACATAACCATAAAGCaagaaattaaaaaataaaaaagatCAACATTGTGTCAAGATTTTTAGAGCAAGAACCATTGTCATGACAATTAGCGGTTCCTTATAGTCTATAATAAAGCAGTGACATGCAAATGTCAAACTTATACCTGTGTAGAGAAAATTCTACATTATGAAACGTACAAATTGGAAGATGCAAGAACATAGTTTTTATTCTAATCTTCCATACACGGTAAATAACCATTTTGTGATAATACACAAGAGTTGAAATATTTTCAAAGCTATTCCTTGACTATTTTGCATAAAATAATAGTACAATAAATGATTTGCTTCCTATAAACTAATTTTAGCGTACTATCTGAAGTCCGTTACTGCATGTGATGTGCTGGAAGATCTAGTGTTAGTCTGATGTATTGTTTTTGGAATACAAAGAacattgcagcacaggaacaggctcttcagcccaccaagcctgcgcctatccagattccttatttagacctacgacttattgcccaaatgatctgtatccctccattccccacccgttcatgtatcgatcaagatacatcttaaacgttgctatcgtgcctgcctccaccacctccgctggcaacgcaatccaggcacccaccaccctttgcgtgAAAAACTTTtcccgcacatctccactaaactcttaccccccacacacacacacacacacacatttatttcattgttGTTTTTAAATGTAAAGTGCTTTTATTTATTGGTTAGATCTGCTCTACTTTAGAAAGTACAATTTCGCAACTAATCTGCTGAAGAATTTTCTTCCTTGAGTTTAAAAAattgaaaaaatcttttttttctctcccctcccctcccttcccagtGGTGACTAAACTTGTCAATCGGGGATATCAGCCACATCTTGAGGACTTCCTGTTGAGAATTAACTTCAATAATTATTATCTGGACGCTTAACTGTTGCATACGTTGTAAGAATTGCATCTGGTATGTTAATGAAAATCAAATTTAAATTAAATCAATCTAATTTGAAGTAAATTATTAGTAATTGGTCAATTTTAACGTTTAGTCATTTATAAACAAACTATGCATCTGAGCATTTGTATTTTGTGTATAAATATTTGTATATCTGTACCATAGAAAATCAGTGTTACAGGACAACTTTATGCTAGTTATGCAAATACAAGGAGGCTTAGTAATGCACAGTGTAGCATTTTTAGTATATTCTGCAGGGTCAATTAGCACTACGCTCTCATTTAATAATTTGCCATATTTACAATTAAAACTGTTTGAAGCTGCTTCTCTTGATGTGAGTTTAAGTTTTTAACTCCTTGTCTTATTGGATATGTTTTAAGTAAAAAAAAGTGTATCACAACCTGAACAGTAATGGCTTCACTTCCCATTCAGTTTTGAATTTACCAGGGTCAAGATAACCTCATGCTTCTGGAAGCAGAACTAGGTGCCGGGCTTCACTGCAAAATGTGGCTTGATGATGGATTCTTTGACACGAGTGTTGAGCAAAACAAAAGACCACTTTCCAGTCTAGGTTGATGTCATTTCATGTGTGACGTAGGCCAAGTCTCCATTTGCAGAACGGATTGCAAATTCTCTTGGTCTTTACATTCTGACTGCGGTGGAAGAATGACCAGCCAGGAGCAGTAACCTGGCAGATGCAACAAGAGCATGGCAGTGTTTAGCGTTCCTTTTCTTCCCCAGATTTGGGGAAGTAGTGATGTACCTGAAACAATTGGCTCTGTCACCTCGGGAGGATACGAGCTTCAACCTATGGAGGGTGACCATCACCCTGAGGCTGCCTATATACCTACCTGATTATGACAGAAGACTGCCAGTAGCACCCTCTGCCTGACCCCTGTCATCATTTCCCCATCAGCACAGGGATTGGTATGTCTGAGGTCTTAGTTGGGAACTTGCTGAACAACCTGCATGTTGACTACATTTAAGTGGGTGGGATTTATACAGAGCATCTCCCGCTCCTTCATTCAAGGCAGCCAATACTACATTGGTGCAATGTGTACCAGCGGCGTAGCAGCTGAAAGGGTGCAGGTTTGATTTTGGGTTTGTTCTTCTAGATGAGCTGCTGGACAGGTTGAAGAGCCTCATCTACCCTTGACACTGATGTCGAGTCCATTGGCTCCATTTGTGACCTGAACTGTCATTATGTAATTATGTGTACCTTGCTCATTAACCCAGTGTGCCTTTGAAATCAGTCACCTTCTAGGTTGACTGCCAAATAAGGTTGATGAGCATCACTTATTATCATTGTATGCACAGAACAAAACCTGCACCCAGTTTGCCTTTGCTTCATTTTAATGAGTGACATTTTTATGAGATTGCTGGATGTGCCTGCAATAGCTCAAGAAAAACAGCATACAATTACTTTGAAATTTACTTCTAATCCGTGGTGTAATGTTAGCAAATCAGGCTAAACCAATACCAGCCTTGGGACTATCAATCTCCATTTTAACAAATCAAAATCGGGTGGAAGAGAGTTGAGAATCATTTGCGTTTAAACCAGGAGGCACATTACGCCTACTTAACCATTCAATTTTTGAAAAAACTACTGATGTTAACTACTGCTAGTCACCAAGGTTTGACCATTCTTTCTTGACCAAACAAGTTGTGTCTTGAGAGTCCATGCAACAAAGTAAAAATATTTAAGCAAAATACcaatcttaaataaaaacagaaaatgctggaaatgttcagcaggtcaaGCAAAATTTGTGAATAGAGAAATAGTGTTAACGCTTCAGGTTGATGATCATCTTCAGAATCTCTGAAgagaggtcatcaacctgaaaaatGAATGCTGTTTCTTTCTCCTTAGATACAGCTGGATCTGTTTGGTATTTGGTGTTTTGTATTTTATATTAAGTCTTTTTATGTTTTATTAAACAAGCTTTAATTCACTCGTTTTAATTATCAGCAGTAAAACTACAAAATATTTATTTCTAACAGCTTTTCAAAACTTTAGATAATAAGAATTAGGTATTATTGTATTTGAAACATGTATTTTTTTTTACTGTTTGTTTAATGCAACTATAGGGAGACTAATGTAAGGAATTTACACCGATACAACTTTCAACTGACTGACTCGCATTGAATATGGTACCTCTTTCCAGGTTTTCCAGTGCACTCCAGACATCCAGCCTATGTTATTATTTTTTGGATGCCAGTCCCCATTCAAATGTGCCATTCCACATTGACTAAACCACCATCCACTACCATGCATAATGCTGCAACTTTCAATTACAATGTCACCAAATATACAAGGTTTGCAGTCATCATTGTCCCGGTCATAAGTACTAAACATATGACCGTTTTGGTCCTCTTCAGGGGTTCCTGGTCCTCTGAATGCATCACCTGAGCACAAAAATAAGTGAATATTGCTGTCAGCCTTTATGCAGTCATAGTCAATATTGGATGAGATGAGTGGGGGTGTCTATCATGAGGGTTACACTTAAATACAAATCATATTATTGGACCCCTAATATTGTTTCTAAGCAAAAATGAAGCATAACCACCAGGAACTTGTGGAAGCTAGTCTAAAATGCCTCCCTGGCCCCAACAGAGGTCAATGTTTAGGCACAATGGTCCTCAAAAAACAGTGTCCTTTTATAAAACATTTGCAAGATTTTTTTCTTTGGTGTTAATGTGGATTGTTTGTTCTTAATAATTTGTGATGAATCTGAAATATTTTACAAATATGATGACAATTGTGCCAAAGCATTAGAAATGTGGCATAAAGAAGACTAGAAATACAATTTGTATAACATCTCATCACTTCCTCacgatatcccaaagcacttcacgctATCCCAAAGCACTTCAAAACTGATGTAGTATATTTGAAATGTCACTTGTCACTCGGCAAATTGACCTGCATGTTTTCCCAAAGACACAATGTGTTACAGTAATGAAAGATTTTGATGTTTGCTGAGGGGAAAATGTTGCCTAGGACAAGAGCTCTGAATAGCGCCTTGAGATTTTCTATATCCACATTAATGGCCAATGAACTCTGGACCTAGCCACAACAGCGCTCCCATTCCTACCAGCCAAacattcaacaagcccagtggtggtagccacactgaacCTGGTGTTGGGGGTTGATGTCAATGGAAAGCTCatgtatataataatctttattagtgtcacaagtatgaacactgcaatgaagttactgtgaaaatcctagtTCCTggtcaggtacactgaaggagaattcagaatgtccaattcgcctaacaagcccagaggaaacccacgcagatacggggagcacgtgcagactcctcacatacagcgacccaagccgggaatcaaacccaggtccctggtgctgtgtagcaacagtgctaccatgccgctgaTACTTCATATTCCCTTGTTTATTATACAGTGTATAaaacaaaaacccaataaaaaatttTTTTGAACTCAATGGGAAATCAAACCTCAGTCTAATGTCATGCAATGACCCCTCAGTACTTCAATAGACTCTCAGCCTAGATCGTGTGCTCAaggacataggccgggattctccgagccaccgccgaaattgcgctcggcgtggggacggagaatgaggcgtcagacccgcgatcgggtccatcGCTTTTCCGcgaaccggagaattggcggcagtcACGCGTGCGCGGCCAACGCGGCGCTTCTCAACCGGCcgctggccgagttcctgccggcgtggttctaacatgattccacccggcgggaactcggagtGGCAGCTGCCGTGGTCGCCCttctgggggggcaggggggtcctCCAGAACAGCCAGTGTTCCGATCGGaaccactgatcggcgggcgcgtGTTGAGGGCGGCTTGCTGTgtcggtccgccatgttgcgcgggggctgctgcgcgcatgcgcggacccgtggctggaagtgcagggccccatatcggcagccagagctgcgcggAGCACCCTGGCGCCCTGCTGGCCCgcttcaggggcgacattctccggaaacggcgcaatgtccgccgactggcgcccaaaacggcgcaaatcagactggcatcgcgccgccccaaaggtgcggaatgttctgcatctttgggggccgagccccaactttgaggggctaggtcggcgccggacgaatttccgccacgccagctggcggaaaaggcctttggtgccccgccagctggcgcggaaatgacatctccaggcggcgcatgcgcgggagcgtcagcggccgctgacagcattcccgcgcatgcgcagtggagagagtctcttctgtctccgccatggtggagaccgtggcggaggcggaagggaaagagtgcccccaaggcacaggcccgcccacggatcggtgggccccgatcgcgggccaggccaccgtgggggcaccccctggggccagatcgccccgcgccccccccaggagcacgcccgcgccgccttgtcccgccagtaaggtaggtggtttaatttacgccggcgggacaggcattttagcggcgggacttcggcccatccgggccggagaatcgaacgggggggcccgccaaccggcgcggcgcaattcccacccccgccgaatatccggtgccggagacttcggcaaccggcgggggcgggattcacgccagcccaaggcgattctccgacccggcggggggtcggagaatctctccccTGGTAAGTGAATTGCTGGGTcaggggcccgttgacgccagtgtgaaacgctccggtgtttacgccggcgtcaacacttagccgctgtttcggagaatcgtgcccctgatGTCATGACAAACATCTCTACCTGCATTTCCTGAGTAATTTCCCAGGTGAAGTCTGTAAAATTCTGTTTCACTGTCAATCCAGAATTCCGAATATTCTGCATGCGCGCTGCCATCTTCAAAATCCTTTAAGTCTACCCGGAGTTTAAATCTCTTGTTTGCCTGGTTAGTCAGTGAGTGAATTTTCTCCAGTCCCAGCCAATGTTCACCTTTAAAAATGAATGAATTTGCAAGAGTTACTGAGAAAAGATCATTTCAGGAAGCTTTTGTAATAGGTTAGTACACTTTTTGACATACATTTCATCGATATCGTGGTGGAGTTCTCCAGTTAAATGATCTACAATGaaagtggggagggagtggagtttTCTCTTATAACTATTTCTTGTGAAACTATTTTACAACCTATTTAAGATTATTTTTTTTTGTTGAAGTCTGCAAAATCATTAAATCTTCCCTCTGTGGTTATGATGCCAGCAATACAAGGGCAACAGAAATCTTTAAACCTGAAATATATTTGGCACCACTTGTAAAACGTGATCCTGCTTATAGTCTGAGCAGAGACTGCTGACAGCCTGTTGGTAATTACCTCTTGTTCACAATCCCTACCTGTCAACACCAGCAGGAATAAGTTGCCTGCAAGGCAGAAACACACAAGTGTGCCACTGGAGATCTTTAATAACCTGAAAATGCTGAAACCTCTCGCATCAGGATACAACTGCAGAGAAGAGACAAGCGCATCACCTTTATCGACCCCTCTACAATTTTGTGACTTGTACTGACAGGCTGCTGATTTTAAAAGAAAGACTCTGATTTATAAAGTGCCTTCCACGATCACTCAACGTCTCAAAAGCAATTTACAACCAATTAAATATTTTGTAGCCATTGGAGGTTTGATAggtgtattcaaaatcatgagggctctTGAGAGAGTGCATAGCGAACAGTTCAAgaataagagggcacagatttaaagtaattagtaaaagaagcaaaagtgatacgAGGGGAAACGttt
This DNA window, taken from Scyliorhinus torazame isolate Kashiwa2021f chromosome 13, sScyTor2.1, whole genome shotgun sequence, encodes the following:
- the LOC140387989 gene encoding angiopoietin-related protein 5-like isoform X2; the encoded protein is MPPMMQPGAILLNIALFLTLCFPSVSFTDKLLGDANLSPKTCDSDECKVKGNDCTHIKKLFTNASSGVYVVQPIGKSKSFKVFCDMEDDGGWTVFQIRNGLDSLNFHKGWAEYKEGFGHASREHWLGLEKIHSLTNQANKRFKLRVDLKDFEDGSAHAEYSEFWIDSETEFYRLHLGNYSGNAGDAFRGPGTPEEDQNGHMFSTYDRDNDDCKPCIFGDIVIESCSIMHGSGWWFSQCGMAHLNGDWHPKNNNIGWMSGVHWKTWKEVPYSMRVSQLKVVSV
- the LOC140387989 gene encoding angiopoietin-related protein 5-like isoform X1 — translated: MPPMMQPGAILLNIALFLTLCFPSVSFTDKLLGDANLSPKTCDSDECKVKDLIMVVELSKSQSYFEGNDCTHIKKLFTNASSGVYVVQPIGKSKSFKVFCDMEDDGGWTVFQIRNGLDSLNFHKGWAEYKEGFGHASREHWLGLEKIHSLTNQANKRFKLRVDLKDFEDGSAHAEYSEFWIDSETEFYRLHLGNYSGNAGDAFRGPGTPEEDQNGHMFSTYDRDNDDCKPCIFGDIVIESCSIMHGSGWWFSQCGMAHLNGDWHPKNNNIGWMSGVHWKTWKEVPYSMRVSQLKVVSV